The following DNA comes from Bacillota bacterium.
GAAGGATGATATTATCACTCACTTTTCTAAAACGCTCGGGACCGCTTATGGACTCATGATGAATCAGGACACTTTTGGGCTCATAGACCACCCGGTACCCAAGAGAACGGACCCTGAAGCACAGATCAACATCTTCATAGCCGTTATAGTAAACCTCATTGAACCCAGCAATCACCTGGAACAAAGGCATTGGGATCAGCATGCATGCTCCGGTAACTGCCTGAAGATCCCTGGGTTTATTGGTGGCATCTAGGTCACCCGGCAGATACCGATAGATATGGTATGGCGCCAAATTAACCCCCATAATCGGATCATCGGCAATGCCGACTCCTGCATGCTGGACAGTGCCATCAGGATACAGCAGTTTTGCCCCAACGACCCCGACCCGCTCGTCTTGCGCCCTCGAAAGCAAAGCTTCAAGCCACCCGGGTTGCGGCTCGGTATCGTTATTGAGGAAAACGAGGTAGTCGCCGCGAGCAATTTTGGCTCCCTGGTTACAGGCGCGCGCAAAGCCAAGGTTTTTCTCATTTCTCACGACAGTGACATCACCCTCAAGCTCAGCGAGAACATCAGGAGTCGCGTCGGTAGAGGCATTGTCAATGATGATCACTTCGTACTGTAGTTCCTTAGGAGTGTTAGCTTCTAGCGCCTGAAGGCATTTCACCGTATACTCTATCTTATTGAACACAGGTATAATAATCGATACCTGATATCGCCGACCTCCGCCAGGTTCACACTCCGGAATCGCGGAGGATTGAGCATAACTGGCCAGGAGAGTTCCGTACCCTTCGAGGGTCTTCTCAGCCGCCCGCTTCCAATTATACCGGGAAAGGATTAGCTCGCGGAATTCCTCACGTCTTAGGCGATCTTGTTCAAAGTTTTTGTACGCCGCCAATGTAGCCTCTCGTATCGATTCGGGATCCGAAGGGTTACAGTAATATGCATAGTCTCCGAAATACTCCCATGTGGCTCCTCTATTTGTAACTACTACACTACAATCTGCTACAGCCGCCTCCAGAGCCACCAGACCAGTTGTCTCCATCCAGCTTGGAAGAATACACACCCGCGCAGCCGCATATGCGGATGCGAGATCTTCCTGAGTTAATTGATCTATGAATAGGACATTTTTCCCCGCCCACCTTTTACAGAGATGTGCATAGTCCCTCTCATTTTCTTTCCCGACTATAACAAGAGGCAGATCTTCATTATGTAAAGCATATATAGCGAGGAGCTGATTCTTAAGACCCTCCAACCTTCCAGCAATAATCACAAAGTCCCTTACTCTATACTTATCAGCGAATCGATCTGCATCCCCATGGAGGAAGATCTCAGGATTTACCCCGTTCGGTACGACGGTGAATGGCTTATTGCAGATTCCATGACGCAGGCTTATCTCTCGCATTTCAAGCTGGCTATTTGGCAACAGGTAATCCACCTGTTCAAAGAGACGCCGCTGGATTGCCTGCTTCACCCGATAAAGAGGAGACGGAGATACTGGGGATATTCCCTTGATCTCTAGGGTTTGGTCACGCAGCTTGTCAATGTAATTCTCAACCTGAGTTTCATCTTCTGAAGCCCTGAAAATCGCTCTCACAGCCACGTCTGCCCATAAGGTCTCGGTTCCATCCCAATAAATCGTAGATAGACATACAGGAAGCCCCACCTGCTTAAGATGCCGTACCTGTTCAAATTCTTCGTGGGCGATTTGGCTATTGAAGACATGTGCCAAGTCATATCCCACACCTATCGGATGCCCTGACAGCGATATGTCTATCTCTACACCTAAATCCTCAAGGTTTCTCTTAGTCTCAAGCATTTGTATAACATCGCCGCCAGGCTTCCAGAGAGAATCCGAACGATTCACGAAGAGAACCTTCAAGCTTGGGTCCCGAGGCAAGCCGGAAGCGTGGGATGGCTGCTTCTCACCGACTCCGAGGAGATAATCATACTCCCCACGCTCAAATTCCGCCACAGTTAGATGACGATCCCGGAATACACTGGCAAGCGCATTACGCAGGAAATGCATATCGAAATAATGAAGATGTTCTAAGGATGTCCTATACCCTATCCACTGCTCTGCCATAATAATAGCTCTAAATGCGCCGGCATTAGGTGAAAGAAGAATCAATCTTCCACCGGGCTTCAAGACGGCGTGTATAGCCTCCAGAAAACTGCGAAGGTCCCGAACATGCTCCAAAACATCGAAGGCCGTAACAACATCAAAAGACTCAGGCGGTAATGATAACGAGTCAATGGTACCTAGGTGGGCTTTCAAGCCTTTCTCCCTCGCCACCTGCACGGCAAACAGGGAAACATCAACACCCTCCACATCCCATCCTTTGCCGGCAGCCAGAGCCATGAACTTTCCAGTGGCACATCCAACATCAAGGAGTCTGCCATGGCTAGGGCAAAAGAGATCTAGAAGGTTTAACCTCCATGAAAACTCGGAGTTCGGGATAGCATCATAGTCGCTGTACCCGTCTGCCTGGAGTCCTACCTGTCCCGGCTTGAAAAAATAAGATCTATCATAATGGTCCTCTGTATTCTCAGGAATTGCAGCCACGGATTTAAGGCCGCAAACCTTACATTCCATTATGAGTACCCCATCCCCCCGGAGCACGAATGGGATCCTATCAGATGCTCCACACCAGGAACATTTCGATATTAGTTCTGACATCGCCTCAGGATCACTCCAATCCTACTGAGATATTATCTGTGGAAATCGTCATCTTGCCGTGCACCTGTCAAGAGAAACTCTATAGTGATCCTGGACAGCACCGCGCCCGATACCAGGATGCAAGGATAGGGAGCATATCCATTAACCTAGGCTGAGCCTCCCACCCGGTTTCCCTCGCCAGTTTCGACGTATTCAGCGCATATCTCCTATCATGCCCCAGCCTATCCGGCACAAACTGTATCAGACTCTC
Coding sequences within:
- a CDS encoding glycosyltransferase codes for the protein MSELISKCSWCGASDRIPFVLRGDGVLIMECKVCGLKSVAAIPENTEDHYDRSYFFKPGQVGLQADGYSDYDAIPNSEFSWRLNLLDLFCPSHGRLLDVGCATGKFMALAAGKGWDVEGVDVSLFAVQVAREKGLKAHLGTIDSLSLPPESFDVVTAFDVLEHVRDLRSFLEAIHAVLKPGGRLILLSPNAGAFRAIIMAEQWIGYRTSLEHLHYFDMHFLRNALASVFRDRHLTVAEFERGEYDYLLGVGEKQPSHASGLPRDPSLKVLFVNRSDSLWKPGGDVIQMLETKRNLEDLGVEIDISLSGHPIGVGYDLAHVFNSQIAHEEFEQVRHLKQVGLPVCLSTIYWDGTETLWADVAVRAIFRASEDETQVENYIDKLRDQTLEIKGISPVSPSPLYRVKQAIQRRLFEQVDYLLPNSQLEMREISLRHGICNKPFTVVPNGVNPEIFLHGDADRFADKYRVRDFVIIAGRLEGLKNQLLAIYALHNEDLPLVIVGKENERDYAHLCKRWAGKNVLFIDQLTQEDLASAYAAARVCILPSWMETTGLVALEAAVADCSVVVTNRGATWEYFGDYAYYCNPSDPESIREATLAAYKNFEQDRLRREEFRELILSRYNWKRAAEKTLEGYGTLLASYAQSSAIPECEPGGGRRYQVSIIIPVFNKIEYTVKCLQALEANTPKELQYEVIIIDNASTDATPDVLAELEGDVTVVRNEKNLGFARACNQGAKIARGDYLVFLNNDTEPQPGWLEALLSRAQDERVGVVGAKLLYPDGTVQHAGVGIADDPIMGVNLAPYHIYRYLPGDLDATNKPRDLQAVTGACMLIPMPLFQVIAGFNEVYYNGYEDVDLCFRVRSLGYRVVYEPKSVLIHHESISGPERFRKVSDNIILLNSYWSGRVKLDEQDIYLSDGVFARFVKNGEQWRRELKAFPDVSLILMVKNEWDVTQRCLDSLVKWTSTPIELVLIGQKILDEQYDRISSIARGQGFIVKIISAHNVALPEGITDGSVSGQAVDLAALIGEYVVFMDDSCIVSEGWLEGLLKCVESHPLVGAVGPISNGSASERSIQYIASSAIDSNTTIREIAEMVRSSNEGRYASVKSLEPFCFLTKAWVLKELNLIGQISSSPDDEMPFSRLPAEMVKGGYQLRVAMDVYVYRQVGSNH